In Daphnia magna isolate NIES linkage group LG6, ASM2063170v1.1, whole genome shotgun sequence, the following are encoded in one genomic region:
- the LOC116925408 gene encoding uncharacterized protein LOC116925408 isoform X2 — protein sequence MAINIRAYSRDSDTSVGNAIIQQHHAPPGALRGLPSSREFGGAIGPLHHPTGQPAGRGNRGNNRSDVSIQVDVGSSKTANSDRMGRTTKNQKVGAGKAEQYETALYSREDIREQYCINKKETDVLDRSSHVRQRAKGFFGCLTSRKDHGAKKKKSRSSFFSALCVRRASEENLYNGCNKPVANTNRSVTLPALQPFTVPLRDDGSNQPGLFRNRPQSFCTTDPRRFSMQTSTAPCIVNSYAPRHSDPDWKISTLPIHRTNSDAPNESENYGGNHPFRYGGRLAYTQPNTPELSAALYRRQVMSSEALLDDRRSTGSISKHVSFDASSPCSEIYTSAVPANASKSQERLLDGRKTPEPFIESKRHPHQTAAFSPVLARAILLERLRQASMRSQATQTEGYYNSTTSLSYPSCYSGAGSQVSIPGAVSTVTRQVQTNFEPRSAKEMKRLTRSSSAVDQEAEGERESQKTEVEFQPLKRLPDELSQSQPEEIGEYNKTASPDRGSPSSGKHVRSSRRRQLLKALSEGTILLDRKRARRFASGYVEVNVHDNERSPVEEVAGRVLVHDPMRHGIGSSDDGSLDDEDLFASSLPLKGKATTSSQDINRSLGFTDVEDVWSDSEHPPDGQTEDVKSTSLLQAQKSFDSNASFPDTAGNYSDEFGSTSQVTVLQPHSSCQSVGTAKDEKGNSSFVVTCDSDLDAPRPPTPPPRRPPAASDPAATETLEMENEIMVQFPPWPGAHDTEVIPAPPSFACSSANSSLHPEDDDLKSPAPPPQDVELSNNQMSQRVLLRHLKNGSKSMSETITSVDSDSSGRRVTEHETSASSEPLSPPGSELNSPLQADINSKPAGLDSTDTNSDAFLTALSDHLTTAGLTEVYNTAMERSERSFRESDTSHNSTLRMDHSGVQELPYESPPPQDVLHDDGPPPLLTSPDSNNDGPDICRESSTSGSYSLEATPCASLSPIAVQPIEMAGLAAVMDSTKQSLTLNPESVVNSTLDCAPSSTQAEAVAKATDRKTLKETMKLQFPPGSSMFSSTASPSTPAKSGASGRRKHFTQQQSTNQHSSTDSEDNEEAGDRCSRKRRSNKNSAAPESAPDSVKRPSSKHKKTRNRDPLTPNNSFSNPDGSGGAKKRDSQIVAEVTTPGMVRSPAMHEGFRLTDWDVVAPQISPLPNTESSDDHNYFTLQHPSESSFHDPDNMADMVGKSWNLMAPSPSRKQNCDSIRSVSPGSDNVFVSETPAEMSGNGGVPPPPEGFADSPAFAAPDWNLTCNIKTQSAGSQAESISCDNQENSKRKRESGRGKRTKSCTLPAGNLSASALSAETTESSDNQVPHRAVSTIDMWYPETQLPPKRQLTVRAKSEEKERFNRPVRRNLNQLIRSVEASWDSLGSKLSCDGTPLDDEDAGIYNASYRAGAWAYIGETEELHVWRRSQPQTPLQETDDSSTASEKDFRRKYTSITHRMVHRKSSVEMFRRLATSTFDSTTDSSVRHSLEDIFQLMLMIWCRESLALRRLADIRPGECDNVVLVKRESGEFGFRIHGSKPVVVSAIEPGTPAELSGLQVGDILISINDVNVLDSSHSEVVRIAHTGTDELKLEVARTCNILSTNPILAPDQSTTTDGSQGGSTTDNESPILVGYLWKKSQSASRIDESANNVWYRRWFVLKRDHCLYYYKNQDSSQPLGAVSLLHYTVTRTSFAERPHGLLLSKGGTIRHWLAAESTESVELWHSVFNHASKAAVQDVWLEMCARNIELPPASMASPDCVGHLMKLGHRAKEWQRRLCLLKDACLYFYVDINVSSALGALHLHGYRVQASGTTASSGERRKFAFELLPPEPRMRHFHFYTDSENDRKRWIAALEYSIDRWIRVG from the exons ATGGCGATCAATATAAGAGCTTACTCGAGAGATTCGGACACTAGCGTCGGAAATGCCATCattcaacagcatcacgcaCCGCCAG GAGCCCTAAGAGGATTGCCATCTTCCCGGGAGTTTGGTGGCGCCATTGGTCCCCTTCATCATCCGACAGGGCAGCCGGCGGGTAGAGGCAACCGAGGCAACAACCGGAGCGACGTTTCCATTCAA GTGGACGTTGGATCATCGAAAACAGCCAATAGCGATCGAATGGGTCGTACAACAAAGAATCAAAAAGTTGGCGCTGGAAAAGCGGAGCAATATGAAACGGCCCTTTATTCAAGAGAAGACATCCGCGAACAGTATTGcatcaacaaaaaagaaacggatgTGCTGGATCGTTCGTCTCACGTGCGCCAAAGAGCTAAAGGATTCTTCGGATGCCTAACAAGTCGCAAG GATCATGgcgccaaaaagaaaaaatcaagatcttccttcttttctgcGTTGTGCGTCCGACGGGCGAGCGAAGAAAATTTGTACAACGGCTGCAACAAACCCGTAGCCAATACAAATCGGAGCGTCACTCTACCTGCACTTCAGCCGTTCACG GTTCCTCTACGCGATGATGGCTCTAATCAACCAGGCTTGTTTCGGAATCGTCCTCAATCATTCTGTACAACTGACCCACGCAGATTCTCCATGCAAACCTCAACTGCTCCTTGC ATTGTGAATAGCTACGCACCTCGCCATTCAGATCCAGATTGGAAAATTAGCACGTTGCCCATTCa TCGGACAAACAGTGATGCTCCAAATGAAAGTGAAAATTACGGAGGTAACCATCCGTTCCGGTATGGTGGCAGGTTGGCCTACACTCAACCAAACACACCTGAACTTTCGGCTGCACTTTACCGGAGGCAGGTCATGTCCAGCGAGGCGCTTTTAGATGACAGAAGATCTACCGGTTCGATTTCGAAACATGTCAGTTTCGATGCTTCGTCTCCTTGTTCTGAGATTTACACGTCAGCCGTTCCAGCAAATGCTTCCAAGAGCCAGGAACGGCTTCTAGACGGTCGTAAAACTCCGGAACCATTTATCGAATCCAAAAGACATCCACATCAGACAGCTGCATTTTCTCCCGTATTGGCTCGCGCCATACTTTTAG AGAGATTGCGCCAAGCGTCGATGCGGAGCCAGGCCACGCAAACGGAAGGTTATTATAATTCGACGACGTCACTCTCCTACCCCAGTTGCTATAGTGGCGCCGGATCG CAAGTCTCGATTCCGGGGGCAGTCAGTACAGTCACGCGTCAAGTTCAGACCAACTTTGAACCGCGTTCAGCTAAAGAAATGAAACGTTTAACAAGGAGCTCATCAGCTGTGGATCAGGAGGctgagggagagagagaatcTCAGAAAACAGAGGTCGAATTCCAGCCTTTAAAACGTTTACCGGATGAACTTAGTCAGTCTCAACCGGAAGAAATAGGAGAATATAACAAGACTGCATCACCTGACCGGGGGTCGCCTAGCAGCGGCAAACATGTGCGCTCCAGCAGACGGCGGCAGTTATTGAAAGCTTTATCAGAAGGAACGATCCTGCTGGATCGGAAACGTGCCCGACGTTTTGCTTCCGGCTATGTTGAAGTTAATGTGCACGACAACGAACGTTCGCCCGTCGAAGAGGTGGCTGGCAGAGTCCTGGTTCACGATCCGATGCGTCATGGAATCGGTTCCAGCGACGATGGAAGTCTCGACGATGAGGATCTTTTTGCTTCGTCGCTTCCGCTGAAAGGAAAAGCCACAACTTCCTCGCAAGATATCAACCGCTCGTTGGGTTTCACTGACGTGGAAGACGTTTGGTCTGACTCGGAGCATCCGCCAGATGGGCAAACGGAAGATGTCAAGTCAACGTCTTTGCTGCAGGCGCAAAAATCGTTCGACTCTAACGCTTCGTTTCCGGATACGGCCGGTAACTATAGCGACGAGTTTGGAAGTACGTCGCAAGTTACGGTCCTCCAGCCGCATTCATCCTGCCAAAGTGTCGGAACGGCCAAGgatgaaaaaggaaatagtTCGTTCGTCGTCACTTGCGATTCGGATTTGGATGCACCGCGTCCGCCTACGCCACCACCTAGACGTCCACCAGCTGCAAGCGATCCAGCAGCCACCGAAACATTAGAAATGGAGAATGAAATTATGGTCCAGTTTCCTCCGTGGCCAGGAGCTCATGATACTGAAGTAATTCCGGCACCACCCAGTTTTGCTTGTTCTTCCGCCAATTCGTCTCTTCATCCGGAAGACGATGATTTAAAATCGCCTGCTCCTCCACCCCAAGACGTTGAATTGTCAAACAATCAAATGAGTCAACGCGTTTTATTGCGCCATCTGAAGAACGGATCGAAAAGTATGTCGGAGACGATTACGTCAGTCGATTCGGATTCTTCCGGCCGTCGAGTGACGGAACATGAAACGTCGGCCAGTTCTGAACCTCTCAGTCCTCCTGGCAGTGAGCTCAATAGTCCTTTACAAGCGGATATCAACAGCAAACCGGCTGGATTGGATTCCACCGATACCAATTCGGATGCGTTTCTGACTGCCCTTTCCGATCACTTGACGACGGCCGGATTGACTGAAGTCTACAACACTGCGATGGAACGCAGCGAAAGGAGCTTCAGAGAAAGTGATACTTCACATAACAGCACTTTAAGGATGGATCATTCCGGCGTCCAAGAGTTACCCTACGAATCTCCTCCACCTCAAGATGTCCTTCACGATGATGGGCCGCCTCCCTTGCTGACGTCACCGGATTCAAACAACGATGGACCAGACATTTGCCGAGAAAGTTCCACGTCCGGAAGCTATAGCCTAGAAGCTACTCCTTGTGCGTCACTTAGTCCCATCGCTGTTCAACCGATCGAAATGGCTGGCCTCGCAGCTGTAATGGATTCAACAAAACAATCTCTAACTTTGAATCCGGAATCTGTAGTAAATTCTACTCTAGATTGTGCCCCGTCAAGCACTCAGGCGGAGGCTGTTGCCAAGGCAACCGATCGGAAAACTTTGAAGGAGACAATGAAGTTGCAATTTCCGCCAGGGTCCAGCATGTTTTCATCAACGGCTTCGCCTTCCACTCCGGCCAAATCAGGTGCCAGCGGAAGACGTAAACATTTTACGCAGCAGCAATCGACCAATCAGCACAGTTCGACGGATTCGGAAGACAATGAAGAAGCCGGAGATCGTTGCAGCCGGAAGCGgaggtcaaacaaaaacagcgCCGCACCAGAGTCCGCACCCGATTCAGTCAAACGTCCGTCATCCAAGCACAAGAAAACGCGCAATCGAGATCCACTCACTCCCAACAATTCATTTTCCAATCCGGATGGAAGCGGAGGAGCCAAGAAACGCGATTCTCAAATTGTAGCGGAAGTTACGACACCCGGAATGGTTCGCAGTCCAGCTATGCACGAAGGCTTCCGGTTGACGGATTGGGACGTTGTCGCACCGCAAATTTCGCCGCTTCCAAACACGGAATCATCCGACGATCACAATTATTTCACTCTACAACATCCGAGCGAGTCTTCCTTTCACGATCCGGACAATATGGCAGATATGGTGGGAAAATCGTGGAACTTGATGGCACCATCTCCATCGCGCAAACAAAATTGCGATTCCATTAGATCCGTCAGTCCCGGAAGCGACAATGTTTTCGTTTCGGAAACACCAGCTGAGATGTCTGGCAACGGTGGCGTACCACCGCCACCGGAAGGTTTTGCTGATTCACCGGCCTTTGCGGCACCTGACTGGAATTTAACTTGTAATATCAAGACGCAATCCGCTGGCAGTCAAGCGGAATCGATCAGCTGTGACAATCAAGAGAATAGCAAAAGGAAGCGAGAATCCGGCCGTGGCAAACGGACCAAAAGTTGTACATTACCGGCGGGCAATTTAAGCGCTTCGGCCTTGTCAGCAGAAACTACTGAATCGTCTGACAATCAAGTCCCTCACAGGGCGGTTTCTACCATCGATATGTGGTATCCGGAGACTCAACTGCCGCCCAAAAGGCAATTGACTGTGCGTGCCAAATCGGAAGAAAAGGAACGTTTTAATCGACCTGTTAGACG GAACTTGAATCAATTAATCAGATCCGTTGAAGCCAGCTGGGATTCACTCGGTTCTAAATTGAGTTGCGACGGAACGCCTTTAGATGATGAAGATGccg GCATTTACAATGCCAGTTATCGTGCTGGTGCCTGGGCCTACATTGGTGAAACGGAAGAGCTTCATGTCTGGCGCCGTTCCCAACCGCAGACGCCGTTACAAG AAACCGACGATTCGTCGACGGCTTCTGAAAAAGACTTCCGGCGTAAATACACATCCATCACGCACCGCATGGTCCACCGCAAGTCCAGTGTGGAAATGTTTCGTCGGCTCGCCACTAGCACATTCG ATTCAACCACCGACTCAAGTGTCAGACACTCTTTAGAAGATATTTTCCAGTTGATGTTGATGATATGGTGCCGCGAGAGTCTGGCACTGCGCAGACTAGCGGACATTCGTCCAGGCG AGTGCGATAATGTCGTCTTGGTCAAGAGAGAATCGGGCGAGTTTGGATTCAGAATTCACGGTTCAAAGCCGGTTGTTGTGTCAGCTATTGAGCCTGGAACTCCAGCTGAGTTGAGTGGATTGCAGGTGGGCGATATCCTCATTAGTATCAACGATGTCAACGTCCTCGATTCTTCTCATTCGGAGGTGGTCCGCATCGCTCATACAG GCACAGATGAGCTGAAGCTTGAGGTGGCAAGAACATGCAACATCCTGTCAACGAACCCCATTTTGGCTCCAGACCAGTCAACAACAACTGATGGTTCCCAGGGAGGCAGCACCACTGACAACGAGTCTCCAATTTTGGTGGGCTACCTCTGGAAGAAGAGCCAGTCAGCCAGTCGTATTGATGAATCTGCCAACAATGTTTGGTACAGGAGGTGGTTTGTCCTCAAGAGAGACCACTGTCTCTACTACTACAAAAACCAAGAT AGTTCGCAGCCATTGGGAGCCGTTTCTCTTTTGCATTACACGGTGACTCGTACTTCGTTTGCCGAACGACCTCACGGTTTACTGTTGAGCAAAGGTGGAACTATACGACATTGGCTGGCAGCCGAATCGACGGAATCGGTTGAACTGTGGCATTCCGTCTTCAATCACGCTTCTAAAGCCGCCGTCCAG GACGTTTGGCTTGAAATGTGCGCTCGAAACATTGAATTGCCGCCGGCGTCGATGGCATCACCCGACTGCGTCGGCCATCTCATGAAGCTCGGCCACCGGGCCAAAGAATGGCAGCGTCGCCTCTGCCTTCTCAAAGACGCCTGTCTCTATTTCTACGTTGATATCAACGTCTCTTCTGCCCTgg GAGCGTTGCACTTGCACGGTTACCGCGTCCAAGCCTCAGGCACGACCGCCTCGAGCGGTGAACGACGCAAATTCGCCTTCGAACTCTTGCCGCCGGAACCTCGCATGcgccattttcatttttacacaGACTCGGAGAACGATCGCAAAcg GTGGATTGCCGCGTTAGAGTATTCGATCGATCGCTGGATCAGAGTCGGCTAA
- the LOC116925408 gene encoding uncharacterized protein LOC116925408 isoform X4, protein MAINIRAYSRDSDTSVGNAIIQQHHAPPGALRGLPSSREFGGAIGPLHHPTGQPAGRGNRGNNRSDVSIQVDVGSSKTANSDRMGRTTKNQKVGAGKAEQYETALYSREDIREQYCINKKETDVLDRSSHVRQRAKGFFGCLTSRKDHGAKKKKSRSSFFSALCVRRASEENLYNGCNKPVANTNRSVTLPALQPFTVPLRDDGSNQPGLFRNRPQSFCTTDPRRFSMQTSTAPCIVNSYAPRHSDPDWKISTLPIHRTNSDAPNESENYGGNHPFRYGGRLAYTQPNTPELSAALYRRQVMSSEALLDDRRSTGSISKHVSFDASSPCSEIYTSAVPANASKSQERLLDGRKTPEPFIESKRHPHQTAAFSPVLARAILLERLRQASMRSQATQTEGYYNSTTSLSYPSCYSGAGSQVSIPGAVSTVTRQVQTNFEPRSAKEMKRLTRSSSAVDQEAEGERESQKTEVEFQPLKRLPDELSQSQPEEIGEYNKTASPDRGSPSSGKHVRSSRRRQLLKALSEGTILLDRKRARRFASGYVEVNVHDNERSPVEEVAGRVLVHDPMRHGIGSSDDGSLDDEDLFASSLPLKGKATTSSQDINRSLGFTDVEDVWSDSEHPPDGQTEDVKSTSLLQAQKSFDSNASFPDTAGNYSDEFGSTSQVTVLQPHSSCQSVGTAKDEKGNSSFVVTCDSDLDAPRPPTPPPRRPPAASDPAATETLEMENEIMVQFPPWPGAHDTEVIPAPPSFACSSANSSLHPEDDDLKSPAPPPQDVELSNNQMSQRVLLRHLKNGSKSMSETITSVDSDSSGRRVTEHETSASSEPLSPPGSELNSPLQADINSKPAGLDSTDTNSDAFLTALSDHLTTAGLTEVYNTAMERSERSFRESDTSHNSTLRMDHSGVQELPYESPPPQDVLHDDGPPPLLTSPDSNNDGPDICRESSTSGSYSLEATPCASLSPIAVQPIEMAGLAAVMDSTKQSLTLNPESVVNSTLDCAPSSTQAEAVAKATDRKTLKETMKLQFPPGSSMFSSTASPSTPAKSGASGRRKHFTQQQSTNQHSSTDSEDNEEAGDRCSRKRRSNKNSAAPESAPDSVKRPSSKHKKTRNRDPLTPNNSFSNPDGSGGAKKRDSQIVAEVTTPGMVRSPAMHEGFRLTDWDVVAPQISPLPNTESSDDHNYFTLQHPSESSFHDPDNMADMVGKSWNLMAPSPSRKQNCDSIRSVSPGSDNVFVSETPAEMSGNGGVPPPPEGFADSPAFAAPDWNLTCNIKTQSAGSQAESISCDNQENSKRKRESGRGKRTKSCTLPAGNLSASALSAETTESSDNQVPHRAVSTIDMWYPETQLPPKRQLTVRAKSEEKERFNRPVRRNLNQLIRSVEASWDSLGSKLSCDGTPLDDEDAGIYNASYRAGAWAYIGETEELHVWRRSQPQTPLQETDDSSTASEKDFRRKYTSITHRMVHRKSSVEMFRRLATSTFECDNVVLVKRESGEFGFRIHGSKPVVVSAIEPGTPAELSGLQVGDILISINDVNVLDSSHSEVVRIAHTGTDELKLEVARTCNILSTNPILAPDQSTTTDGSQGGSTTDNESPILVGYLWKKSQSASRIDESANNVWYRRWFVLKRDHCLYYYKNQDSSQPLGAVSLLHYTVTRTSFAERPHGLLLSKGGTIRHWLAAESTESVELWHSVFNHASKAAVQQDVWLEMCARNIELPPASMASPDCVGHLMKLGHRAKEWQRRLCLLKDACLYFYVDINVSSALGALHLHGYRVQASGTTASSGERRKFAFELLPPEPRMRHFHFYTDSENDRKRWIAALEYSIDRWIRVG, encoded by the exons ATGGCGATCAATATAAGAGCTTACTCGAGAGATTCGGACACTAGCGTCGGAAATGCCATCattcaacagcatcacgcaCCGCCAG GAGCCCTAAGAGGATTGCCATCTTCCCGGGAGTTTGGTGGCGCCATTGGTCCCCTTCATCATCCGACAGGGCAGCCGGCGGGTAGAGGCAACCGAGGCAACAACCGGAGCGACGTTTCCATTCAA GTGGACGTTGGATCATCGAAAACAGCCAATAGCGATCGAATGGGTCGTACAACAAAGAATCAAAAAGTTGGCGCTGGAAAAGCGGAGCAATATGAAACGGCCCTTTATTCAAGAGAAGACATCCGCGAACAGTATTGcatcaacaaaaaagaaacggatgTGCTGGATCGTTCGTCTCACGTGCGCCAAAGAGCTAAAGGATTCTTCGGATGCCTAACAAGTCGCAAG GATCATGgcgccaaaaagaaaaaatcaagatcttccttcttttctgcGTTGTGCGTCCGACGGGCGAGCGAAGAAAATTTGTACAACGGCTGCAACAAACCCGTAGCCAATACAAATCGGAGCGTCACTCTACCTGCACTTCAGCCGTTCACG GTTCCTCTACGCGATGATGGCTCTAATCAACCAGGCTTGTTTCGGAATCGTCCTCAATCATTCTGTACAACTGACCCACGCAGATTCTCCATGCAAACCTCAACTGCTCCTTGC ATTGTGAATAGCTACGCACCTCGCCATTCAGATCCAGATTGGAAAATTAGCACGTTGCCCATTCa TCGGACAAACAGTGATGCTCCAAATGAAAGTGAAAATTACGGAGGTAACCATCCGTTCCGGTATGGTGGCAGGTTGGCCTACACTCAACCAAACACACCTGAACTTTCGGCTGCACTTTACCGGAGGCAGGTCATGTCCAGCGAGGCGCTTTTAGATGACAGAAGATCTACCGGTTCGATTTCGAAACATGTCAGTTTCGATGCTTCGTCTCCTTGTTCTGAGATTTACACGTCAGCCGTTCCAGCAAATGCTTCCAAGAGCCAGGAACGGCTTCTAGACGGTCGTAAAACTCCGGAACCATTTATCGAATCCAAAAGACATCCACATCAGACAGCTGCATTTTCTCCCGTATTGGCTCGCGCCATACTTTTAG AGAGATTGCGCCAAGCGTCGATGCGGAGCCAGGCCACGCAAACGGAAGGTTATTATAATTCGACGACGTCACTCTCCTACCCCAGTTGCTATAGTGGCGCCGGATCG CAAGTCTCGATTCCGGGGGCAGTCAGTACAGTCACGCGTCAAGTTCAGACCAACTTTGAACCGCGTTCAGCTAAAGAAATGAAACGTTTAACAAGGAGCTCATCAGCTGTGGATCAGGAGGctgagggagagagagaatcTCAGAAAACAGAGGTCGAATTCCAGCCTTTAAAACGTTTACCGGATGAACTTAGTCAGTCTCAACCGGAAGAAATAGGAGAATATAACAAGACTGCATCACCTGACCGGGGGTCGCCTAGCAGCGGCAAACATGTGCGCTCCAGCAGACGGCGGCAGTTATTGAAAGCTTTATCAGAAGGAACGATCCTGCTGGATCGGAAACGTGCCCGACGTTTTGCTTCCGGCTATGTTGAAGTTAATGTGCACGACAACGAACGTTCGCCCGTCGAAGAGGTGGCTGGCAGAGTCCTGGTTCACGATCCGATGCGTCATGGAATCGGTTCCAGCGACGATGGAAGTCTCGACGATGAGGATCTTTTTGCTTCGTCGCTTCCGCTGAAAGGAAAAGCCACAACTTCCTCGCAAGATATCAACCGCTCGTTGGGTTTCACTGACGTGGAAGACGTTTGGTCTGACTCGGAGCATCCGCCAGATGGGCAAACGGAAGATGTCAAGTCAACGTCTTTGCTGCAGGCGCAAAAATCGTTCGACTCTAACGCTTCGTTTCCGGATACGGCCGGTAACTATAGCGACGAGTTTGGAAGTACGTCGCAAGTTACGGTCCTCCAGCCGCATTCATCCTGCCAAAGTGTCGGAACGGCCAAGgatgaaaaaggaaatagtTCGTTCGTCGTCACTTGCGATTCGGATTTGGATGCACCGCGTCCGCCTACGCCACCACCTAGACGTCCACCAGCTGCAAGCGATCCAGCAGCCACCGAAACATTAGAAATGGAGAATGAAATTATGGTCCAGTTTCCTCCGTGGCCAGGAGCTCATGATACTGAAGTAATTCCGGCACCACCCAGTTTTGCTTGTTCTTCCGCCAATTCGTCTCTTCATCCGGAAGACGATGATTTAAAATCGCCTGCTCCTCCACCCCAAGACGTTGAATTGTCAAACAATCAAATGAGTCAACGCGTTTTATTGCGCCATCTGAAGAACGGATCGAAAAGTATGTCGGAGACGATTACGTCAGTCGATTCGGATTCTTCCGGCCGTCGAGTGACGGAACATGAAACGTCGGCCAGTTCTGAACCTCTCAGTCCTCCTGGCAGTGAGCTCAATAGTCCTTTACAAGCGGATATCAACAGCAAACCGGCTGGATTGGATTCCACCGATACCAATTCGGATGCGTTTCTGACTGCCCTTTCCGATCACTTGACGACGGCCGGATTGACTGAAGTCTACAACACTGCGATGGAACGCAGCGAAAGGAGCTTCAGAGAAAGTGATACTTCACATAACAGCACTTTAAGGATGGATCATTCCGGCGTCCAAGAGTTACCCTACGAATCTCCTCCACCTCAAGATGTCCTTCACGATGATGGGCCGCCTCCCTTGCTGACGTCACCGGATTCAAACAACGATGGACCAGACATTTGCCGAGAAAGTTCCACGTCCGGAAGCTATAGCCTAGAAGCTACTCCTTGTGCGTCACTTAGTCCCATCGCTGTTCAACCGATCGAAATGGCTGGCCTCGCAGCTGTAATGGATTCAACAAAACAATCTCTAACTTTGAATCCGGAATCTGTAGTAAATTCTACTCTAGATTGTGCCCCGTCAAGCACTCAGGCGGAGGCTGTTGCCAAGGCAACCGATCGGAAAACTTTGAAGGAGACAATGAAGTTGCAATTTCCGCCAGGGTCCAGCATGTTTTCATCAACGGCTTCGCCTTCCACTCCGGCCAAATCAGGTGCCAGCGGAAGACGTAAACATTTTACGCAGCAGCAATCGACCAATCAGCACAGTTCGACGGATTCGGAAGACAATGAAGAAGCCGGAGATCGTTGCAGCCGGAAGCGgaggtcaaacaaaaacagcgCCGCACCAGAGTCCGCACCCGATTCAGTCAAACGTCCGTCATCCAAGCACAAGAAAACGCGCAATCGAGATCCACTCACTCCCAACAATTCATTTTCCAATCCGGATGGAAGCGGAGGAGCCAAGAAACGCGATTCTCAAATTGTAGCGGAAGTTACGACACCCGGAATGGTTCGCAGTCCAGCTATGCACGAAGGCTTCCGGTTGACGGATTGGGACGTTGTCGCACCGCAAATTTCGCCGCTTCCAAACACGGAATCATCCGACGATCACAATTATTTCACTCTACAACATCCGAGCGAGTCTTCCTTTCACGATCCGGACAATATGGCAGATATGGTGGGAAAATCGTGGAACTTGATGGCACCATCTCCATCGCGCAAACAAAATTGCGATTCCATTAGATCCGTCAGTCCCGGAAGCGACAATGTTTTCGTTTCGGAAACACCAGCTGAGATGTCTGGCAACGGTGGCGTACCACCGCCACCGGAAGGTTTTGCTGATTCACCGGCCTTTGCGGCACCTGACTGGAATTTAACTTGTAATATCAAGACGCAATCCGCTGGCAGTCAAGCGGAATCGATCAGCTGTGACAATCAAGAGAATAGCAAAAGGAAGCGAGAATCCGGCCGTGGCAAACGGACCAAAAGTTGTACATTACCGGCGGGCAATTTAAGCGCTTCGGCCTTGTCAGCAGAAACTACTGAATCGTCTGACAATCAAGTCCCTCACAGGGCGGTTTCTACCATCGATATGTGGTATCCGGAGACTCAACTGCCGCCCAAAAGGCAATTGACTGTGCGTGCCAAATCGGAAGAAAAGGAACGTTTTAATCGACCTGTTAGACG GAACTTGAATCAATTAATCAGATCCGTTGAAGCCAGCTGGGATTCACTCGGTTCTAAATTGAGTTGCGACGGAACGCCTTTAGATGATGAAGATGccg GCATTTACAATGCCAGTTATCGTGCTGGTGCCTGGGCCTACATTGGTGAAACGGAAGAGCTTCATGTCTGGCGCCGTTCCCAACCGCAGACGCCGTTACAAG AAACCGACGATTCGTCGACGGCTTCTGAAAAAGACTTCCGGCGTAAATACACATCCATCACGCACCGCATGGTCCACCGCAAGTCCAGTGTGGAAATGTTTCGTCGGCTCGCCACTAGCACATTCG AGTGCGATAATGTCGTCTTGGTCAAGAGAGAATCGGGCGAGTTTGGATTCAGAATTCACGGTTCAAAGCCGGTTGTTGTGTCAGCTATTGAGCCTGGAACTCCAGCTGAGTTGAGTGGATTGCAGGTGGGCGATATCCTCATTAGTATCAACGATGTCAACGTCCTCGATTCTTCTCATTCGGAGGTGGTCCGCATCGCTCATACAG GCACAGATGAGCTGAAGCTTGAGGTGGCAAGAACATGCAACATCCTGTCAACGAACCCCATTTTGGCTCCAGACCAGTCAACAACAACTGATGGTTCCCAGGGAGGCAGCACCACTGACAACGAGTCTCCAATTTTGGTGGGCTACCTCTGGAAGAAGAGCCAGTCAGCCAGTCGTATTGATGAATCTGCCAACAATGTTTGGTACAGGAGGTGGTTTGTCCTCAAGAGAGACCACTGTCTCTACTACTACAAAAACCAAGAT AGTTCGCAGCCATTGGGAGCCGTTTCTCTTTTGCATTACACGGTGACTCGTACTTCGTTTGCCGAACGACCTCACGGTTTACTGTTGAGCAAAGGTGGAACTATACGACATTGGCTGGCAGCCGAATCGACGGAATCGGTTGAACTGTGGCATTCCGTCTTCAATCACGCTTCTAAAGCCGCCGTCCAG CAGGACGTTTGGCTTGAAATGTGCGCTCGAAACATTGAATTGCCGCCGGCGTCGATGGCATCACCCGACTGCGTCGGCCATCTCATGAAGCTCGGCCACCGGGCCAAAGAATGGCAGCGTCGCCTCTGCCTTCTCAAAGACGCCTGTCTCTATTTCTACGTTGATATCAACGTCTCTTCTGCCCTgg GAGCGTTGCACTTGCACGGTTACCGCGTCCAAGCCTCAGGCACGACCGCCTCGAGCGGTGAACGACGCAAATTCGCCTTCGAACTCTTGCCGCCGGAACCTCGCATGcgccattttcatttttacacaGACTCGGAGAACGATCGCAAAcg GTGGATTGCCGCGTTAGAGTATTCGATCGATCGCTGGATCAGAGTCGGCTAA